One genomic region from Paracoccus pantotrophus encodes:
- the leuB gene encoding 3-isopropylmalate dehydrogenase, with the protein MTTYSLLILPGDGIGPEVMAEVRKVIGWFQNNRGLSFEVSEDLVGGAAYDKYGKPLADETMAKAQAVDAVLLGAVGGPKYDNLDFSVKPERGLLRLRKEMDLFANLRPAQCFDALADFSSLKREVVAGLDILIVRELTSGVYFGEPRGISEDNTPGNEGGRVGVNTQRYTSGEIRRVARSAFELARKRGNRVCSMEKANVMESGILWREEVQWVHDNEYPDVELSHMYADNGAMQLVRNPRQFDVIVTDNLFGDILSDAAAMLTGSLGMLPSASLGAPMENGRPKALYEPVHGSAPDIAGQGKANPIACILSFAMCLRYSFGLGAEADLLEKAVEKVLADGVRTGDLMGAEGGKPVSTAEMGDHIVAALSAL; encoded by the coding sequence ATGACGACCTATTCCCTGCTGATCCTGCCCGGCGACGGCATCGGCCCCGAGGTCATGGCCGAGGTGCGCAAGGTCATCGGCTGGTTCCAGAACAACCGCGGCCTGTCCTTCGAGGTCAGCGAGGATCTGGTCGGCGGCGCGGCCTATGACAAATACGGCAAGCCCCTGGCGGACGAGACCATGGCCAAGGCGCAGGCGGTCGATGCGGTGCTGCTGGGTGCCGTCGGCGGGCCGAAATACGACAACCTGGATTTCTCGGTGAAGCCCGAGCGCGGCCTTCTGCGCCTGCGCAAGGAAATGGACCTGTTCGCCAACCTGCGCCCGGCGCAATGCTTCGACGCGCTGGCCGATTTCAGCTCGCTCAAGCGCGAGGTGGTGGCGGGCCTCGACATCCTGATCGTGCGCGAACTGACCTCGGGCGTCTATTTCGGCGAGCCGCGCGGCATCTCCGAGGACAACACCCCCGGCAACGAGGGCGGCCGCGTCGGCGTGAACACCCAGCGTTATACCAGCGGAGAGATCCGTCGCGTCGCCCGCTCGGCCTTCGAGTTGGCGCGCAAGCGCGGCAACCGCGTCTGCTCGATGGAAAAGGCCAATGTGATGGAATCCGGCATCCTCTGGCGCGAGGAGGTGCAATGGGTCCATGACAACGAATATCCCGATGTCGAGCTGTCGCACATGTATGCCGACAACGGCGCCATGCAGCTGGTGCGCAATCCGCGCCAGTTCGACGTGATCGTGACCGACAACCTGTTCGGCGACATCCTGTCGGATGCGGCGGCGATGCTGACCGGCAGCCTGGGCATGCTGCCCTCGGCCAGCCTCGGTGCACCGATGGAGAACGGCCGGCCCAAGGCGCTTTACGAGCCGGTGCACGGCTCGGCCCCCGACATCGCCGGGCAGGGCAAGGCCAACCCGATCGCCTGCATCCTCAGCTTCGCCATGTGCCTGCGCTATTCCTTCGGCCTGGGCGCCGAGGCCGACCTGCTGGAAAAGGCGGTCGAGAAGGTGCTGGCCGATGGCGTGCGCACCGGCGACCTGATGGGCGCCGAGGGCGGCAAGCCGGTCTCGACCGCCGAGATGGGCGACCATATCGTCGCGGCGCTTTCGGCGCTGTAA
- a CDS encoding uracil-DNA glycosylase: protein MTAEPTYRGFALDAETALALLQWQAELGADEPCLDAPLDRYAVPDRAEPPAAPPPAAPVVTQPRDEAEDLVSRAEAMAAAATSLAELAGAQEAFDGIELKKGARNFCFCDGNPAARVMIIGEAPGEEEDRQGRPFVGRAGQLLDQMFGAIGLSRKAVDTERALYITNVLTWRPPGNRRPEPAEIAMMLPFLTRHVELVQPQLVVLMGNTPCIAALNQQGILKLRGKWTTAFGLPALPMAHPAYLLRTPLAKREAWSDLLSLSARLDG, encoded by the coding sequence ATGACCGCCGAACCGACCTATAGGGGATTCGCGCTGGATGCCGAGACGGCGCTGGCGCTTTTGCAGTGGCAGGCCGAGCTGGGCGCGGACGAGCCATGCCTCGACGCGCCGCTCGACCGCTATGCCGTGCCCGACCGCGCCGAGCCCCCCGCTGCCCCGCCGCCCGCCGCCCCGGTCGTGACGCAGCCGCGCGACGAGGCCGAGGATCTGGTCTCCCGCGCCGAGGCCATGGCCGCCGCCGCGACCAGCCTGGCCGAACTGGCCGGGGCGCAAGAGGCCTTCGACGGCATCGAGTTGAAAAAGGGCGCGCGCAATTTCTGCTTTTGCGACGGCAATCCGGCGGCGCGCGTCATGATCATCGGCGAGGCGCCGGGCGAGGAGGAGGACCGCCAGGGCCGCCCCTTCGTCGGCCGCGCCGGGCAGTTGCTGGACCAGATGTTCGGCGCCATCGGCCTGTCGCGCAAGGCGGTGGATACGGAACGCGCGCTCTATATCACCAACGTTCTGACCTGGCGGCCGCCCGGCAACCGCCGCCCCGAACCGGCCGAGATCGCCATGATGCTGCCCTTCCTGACCCGGCATGTCGAACTGGTCCAGCCGCAATTGGTGGTGCTGATGGGCAACACGCCCTGCATCGCGGCGCTGAACCAGCAGGGCATCCTGAAGCTGCGCGGCAAATGGACCACGGCCTTCGGCCTGCCGGCGCTGCCGATGGCGCATCCCGCCTATCTGCTGCGCACGCCGCTGGCCAAGCGCGAGGCCTGGTCCGACCTCTTGTCGCTGTCGGCGCGGCTCGACGGCTAA
- a CDS encoding protein-disulfide reductase DsbD domain-containing protein, which translates to MKTLALLLMTAAPALAQDLPPGLASAELLPGWTTAEGHRMTALHLRLEPGWKTYWRSPGDAGVPPRFDWAASRNLAEVRMLWPRPEVIESGGERTLGYHGELVLPIEIAPANPAAPVEPRAVVDFGICQDICVPVRVELQAGPAGPAPDPLIEAAIARQPESSDHQPECHIAPIQDGMQVTATLPAADSARGDEVAMELADDEIWVSAPETREAGGRLMAQADFVAASGKPFPLDPEALRVTLIGPDDAVEFEGCREVAD; encoded by the coding sequence ATGAAGACCCTTGCCCTGCTACTCATGACCGCCGCGCCGGCGCTGGCGCAGGATCTGCCGCCCGGACTGGCCTCCGCCGAACTGCTGCCCGGCTGGACCACCGCCGAAGGCCACCGCATGACCGCGCTGCACCTGCGGCTGGAGCCGGGCTGGAAGACCTATTGGCGCAGCCCCGGCGATGCCGGCGTGCCGCCGCGCTTCGACTGGGCAGCCTCGCGGAACCTGGCCGAGGTGCGGATGCTGTGGCCGCGGCCCGAGGTGATCGAATCGGGCGGCGAACGCACGCTGGGCTATCACGGGGAACTGGTCCTGCCGATCGAGATCGCCCCCGCCAACCCGGCCGCGCCGGTCGAGCCCAGGGCGGTGGTGGATTTCGGCATCTGCCAGGACATTTGCGTGCCGGTGCGGGTGGAGCTGCAGGCCGGCCCTGCCGGCCCGGCGCCCGATCCGCTGATCGAGGCGGCCATCGCCCGCCAGCCCGAGTCCTCGGACCACCAGCCCGAATGCCACATCGCGCCGATCCAGGACGGCATGCAGGTGACGGCGACCCTGCCCGCGGCGGACAGCGCCCGCGGCGACGAGGTGGCGATGGAACTGGCCGATGACGAGATCTGGGTCTCGGCCCCGGAAACCCGCGAGGCGGGCGGGCGGCTGATGGCGCAGGCGGATTTCGTCGCCGCCTCGGGCAAGCCCTTTCCGCTGGACCCGGAGGCGCTGCGGGTGACGCTGATCGGTCCCGACGACGCGGTCGAGTTCGAGGGTTGCCGCGAAGTGGCCGATTAG